One stretch of Prunus persica cultivar Lovell chromosome G1, Prunus_persica_NCBIv2, whole genome shotgun sequence DNA includes these proteins:
- the LOC18790551 gene encoding GDSL esterase/lipase At3g26430 gives METRFLLRLRDHHVLFGLVIWATLVLPSLSISVRSCSFPAMFNFGDSNSDTGGLSAAFGQAPYPNGETYFRTPSGRYSDGRLLIDFIAESLRLPHLSAFLDSVGSNFSHGANFATAGSTIRPPNTTISQIGVSPISLDVQLVQFLDFRTRSQIYQKKGEVFGKLLPKKEYFSQALYTFDIGQNDLTAGYKLNLTTEQVKAYVPDVLSQLSHAIKIVDEQGGRSYWIHNTGPLGCLPYVLDRFLVNPAQIDKYGCADQFNEVAQYFNQRLKEALLHLKKDLPLAAITYVDVYSVKRTLITQTKTYGFGNPLIACCGHGGKYNYNRYAKCGTKKTINGIETVIAKSCNDPTVQINWDGVHYTEAANKWIFQQIVKGSFSDPPNPLKMACRRSRKDH, from the exons ATGGAAACTCGCTTCCTCCTAAGACTAAGAGATCATCATGTTCTCTTTGGCCTTGTAATTTGGGCAACATTAGTGCTTCCGAGTCTTAGCATTTCTGTAAGATCATGCTCTTTCCCGGCCATGTTCAACTTTGGGGACTCAAACTCAGACACCGGGGGCCTGTCTGCAGCTTTTGGACAAGCCCCTTACCCAAATGGAGAGACTTATTTCCGCACCCCATCCGGACGCTACTCTGATGGGCGTCTTCTAATTGACTTCATAG CGGAAAGCTTGAGATTGCCTCATCTGAGTGCTTTTCTGGACTCGGTGGGTTCAAACTTCAGCCATGGAGCCAATTTTGCCACAGCTGGATCAACCATAAGGCCCCCAAACACAACCATATCACAAATTGGGGTCAGCCCCATTTCTTTAGATGTGCAGCTTGTTCAATTCTTGGACTTCCGTACAAGATCCCAAATATATCAAAAAAAAG GTGAAGTATTTGGTAAATTGCTGCCCAAGAAAGAGTATTTTTCTCAAGCCCTTTATACCTTTGACATTGGCCAAAATGATCTCACTGCTGGCTACAAACTCAACCTCACCACAGAACAAGTCAAGGCTTATGTTCCAGATGTACTGAGCCAGCTCTCTCATGCCATTAAG ATTGTAGATGAACAAGGAGGAAGATCATATTGGATACATAACACAGGCCCACTGGGCTGCCTCCCTTACGTTCTGGACCGCTTCCTCGTCAACCCGGCCCAAATAGATAAATATGGGTGTGCAGATCAGTTCAATGAGGTGGCCCAATATTTCAACCAAAGACTAAAGGAAGCTTTGCTTCACCTTAAGAAAGATCTTCCACTGGCTGCAATCACCTATGTTGATGTCTACTCAGTAAAGCGCACCCTTATCACCCAAACCAAAACATATG GATTTGGGAATCCCCTTATAGCATGTTGCGGGCATGGTGGGAAATATAATTACAACAGGTACGCGAAATGTGGGACCAAGAAGACGATCAACGGCATCGAGACGGTCATCGCGAAATCATGCAATGATCCGACGGTTCAGATCAACTGGGATGGGGTCCACTACACTGAGGCCGCGAACAAGTGGATATTCCAACAAATTGTGAAAGGCTCCTTTTCGGACCCGCCAAACCCTTTGAAAATGGCCTGTCGTAGAAGTAGAAAGGACCACTGA
- the LOC18789472 gene encoding GDSL esterase/lipase At3g26430, which produces MLSLSLCVPYMIMESHFSKTLVVTILVSLSVSLAPCLVLASTSCKFPAIFNFGDSNSDTGGFSAVFGQARPPHGESYFHGPAGRYCDGRLVIDFIANSLGLPFLSAYLDSVGSNFSHGANFATAASTIRPQNTTLHQSGFSPISLDVQYDEFYDFPPRSQIVRSQGGVFEQLMPKAEDFSRALYTFDIGQNDLAAGFFFNMSTAQVKAYVPDVLNQFKSIVKNVYDQGGRYFWIHNTGPVGCLPYVLARLPVLASQVDKAGCATPYNEVAQFFNHGLKEVVVQLREELPLAAITYVDIYSAKYSLISQPKKHGFEQPIRACCGLGGKYNNNLHCGRKIKVHGREILVGKACQDPSLWVNWDGFHYTQAANKRVFDQIVDGSYSDPPVPLKMACHRQQHAH; this is translated from the exons ATGCTCTCCCTCAGTCTCTGTGTCCCATACATGATAATGGAATCACATTTCTCAAAAACACTAGTTGTCACTATTTTGGTGTCACTCTCAGTGAGCTTGGCACCATGCTTGGTTTTGGCCTCAACTTCATGCAAGTTCCCGGCTATTTTCAACTTCGGGGACTCAAACTCTGACACCGGTGGCTTCTCTGCAGTTTTTGGCCAGGCTCGTCCACCCCATGGAGAGTCCTACTTCCACGGCCCAGCAGGTCGTTATTGCGATGGCCGCCTTGTCATTGATTTTATAG CTAACAGCCTCGGATTGCCATTTCTTAGCGCATATCTTGATTCTGTGGGGAGCAACTTCAGTCATGGAGCCAACTTTGCGACGGCAGCCTCAACCATCAGACCTCAAAACACAACTCTTCATCAGAGTGGGTTTAGCCCCATTTCTTTGGACGTTCAATACGACGAGTTCTATGATTTTCCTCCAAGATCCCAAATTGTTCGTAGTCAAG GTGGAGTATTTGAACAACTAATGCCTAAAGCAGAAGATTTCTCTCGTGCATTGTACACCTTTGATATTGGTCAGAACGATTTAGCAGCCGGCTTTTTCTTCAACATGTCCACTGCCCAAGTCAAAGCTTATGTTCCTGATGTCCTCAATCAATTCAAAAGCATTGTCAAG AATGTATACGATCAAGGAGGTAGATACTTTTGGATACACAATACGGGTCCTGTAGGCTGTCTCCCCTACGTATTGGCCCGCCTACCGGTATTAGCCTCTCAGGTAGACAAGGCCGGATGTGCCACACCTTACAATGAAGTTGCTCAGTTTTTCAACCATGGATTGAAAGAAGTTGTGGTCCAATTAAGAGAAGAACTACCATTGGCCGCAATCACATATGTTGATATTTACTCAGCCAAATACTCCCTCATTAGCCAACCCAAAAAACATG GATTTGAGCAACCAATAAGAGCATGCTGTGGTCTAGGAGGGAAGTACAACAACAACTTGCACTGTGGTCGAAAGATTAAGGTGCATGGCAGGGAAATATTGGTGGGAAAGGCATGCCAAGACCCATCACTCTGGGTAAATTGGGATGGGTTTCATTACACTCAAGCAGCTAACAAAAGGGTCTTTGATCAAATTGTAGATGGTTCATATTCTGACCCACCAGTTCCATTGAAAATGGCTTGCCATAGGCAGCAGCATGCTCATTGA
- the LOC18793473 gene encoding LOW QUALITY PROTEIN: GDSL esterase/lipase At3g26430 (The sequence of the model RefSeq protein was modified relative to this genomic sequence to represent the inferred CDS: inserted 2 bases in 1 codon), giving the protein MDRVRFITISRWWRGPWGLKKSVEAVAVGVVLVGALSIFLGLGTQDKSSSACQFPAIYNFGDSNSDTGGFXRLPTPYGNTFFGKPVGRFSDGRLIIDFIAHRLCLPFLSAYLDSLGSNFHHGASFATGGSTIQPLDGRMFEARYSPISLNLQLSQFAQFKARVNEVFTEDKRTSLPRPRDFSKALYTLDIGQNDLHAGLRLKTMDEVSFDNRGNDYLLPSLVNHTPHSSVTSLSISYVALYLLHMIMEPHSSKTLVLTILVSLSLSLAPCLALASTSCKFPAIFNFGDSNSDTGGLSAVFGQARSPHGESYFHGPAGRYCDGRLVIDFIAKSFGLPFLSAYLDSVGSNFSHGANFATAGSTIRPQNTTLRQSGFSPISLDVQYNEFYDFHPRSQVARNRGGVFKQLMPKAQDFSRALYTFDIGQNDLTAGLFLNMSTTQVKAYVPDVLNQFKNIVKNIYGQGGRYFWIHNTGPIGCLPYVLDRLPVLAAQVDNAGCAIPYNKVAQFFNRGLKQAVFQLRKDLPLAAITYVDVYSAKYSLISQPEKHGFKEPVRACCGHGGKYNYNLHIGCGGKAKVHGKVKLVGKACQDPSLWVNWDGVHYTQAANKRVFDQIVDGSFSDPPIPLKRACHRQQAH; this is encoded by the exons ATGGACCGTGTGAGGTTTATTACTATCAGTAGATGGTGGAGAGGGCCCTGGGGACTGAAGAAGAGTGTGGAAGCAGTGGCAGTTGGAGTTGTTTTAGTTGGTGCTCTTTCAATCTTCTTGGGCCTTGGAACACAAGATAAATCAAGTAGTGCTTGTCAATTTCCAGCAATCTACAACTTTGGTGATTCAAATTCCGACACGGGTGGTTT TCGGCTTCCTACCCCCTATGGAAATACCTTCTTTGGTAAACCTGTAGGCAGGTTCTCAGATGGGCGTCTCATCATCGATTTTATAG CTCATAGGTTGTGTCTCCCATTTCTTAGTGCTTATCTGGATTCTCTCGGATCAAATTTCCATCATGGAGCAAGTTTCGCAACCGGAGGATCTACAATTCAGCCATTAGATGGCAGGATGTTTGAAGCAAGATATAGCCCCATCTCTCTTAACCTACAGCTTTCACAATTTGCGCAGTTCAAAGCACGTGTAAATGAGGTTTTCACTGAAG ATAAAAGGACCAGCCTCCCAAGACCAAGAGATTTCTCCAAGGCCTTGTACACATTAGACATTGGACAAAACGATCTTCATGCTGGATTAAGGTTGAAGACTATGGACGAAGTTAGCTTTGACAATAGAGGTAATGATTA TTTATTACCTTCTCTAGTCAATCATACACCTCATTCTTCTGTCACCAGCTTATCTATATCATATGTAGCACTATATCTACT ACATATGATTATGGAGCCACATTCCTCAAAAACACTAGTTCTCACTATTTTGGTGTCACTCTCACTGAGCTTAGCACCATGCTTGGCTTTGGCCTCAACTTCGTGCAAATTTCCAGCTATATTCAACTTTGGTGACTCAAACTCCGACACTGGTGGCTTGTCTGCGGTTTTCGGCCAGGCTCGCTCGCCCCATGGAGAGTCCTACTTCCACGGCCCAGCAGGTCGTTACTGCGATGGCCGTCTTGTCATTGATTTTATAG CTAAGAGCTTCGGATTGCCATTTCTTAGCGCATATCTTGATTCTGTGGGGAGCAACTTCAGCCATGGAGCCAACTTTGCCACGGCTGGCTCAACCATCAGACCCCAGAACACAACTCTTCGCCAGAGTGGTTTCAGCCCCATCTCACTGGACGTTCAATACAATGAGTTctatgattttcatccaagaTCCCAAGTTGCTCGAAATCGAG GTGGGGTTTTTAAACAACTCATGCCTAAAGCACAAGATTTCTCTCGTGCATTGTACACCTTTGATATTGGCCAGAACGATTTAACGGCCGGTTTGTTCTTGAACATGTCCACTACCCAAGTAAAAGCTTATGTTCCTGATGTCCTAAATCAGTTCAAAAACATTGTCAAG AACATATATGGTCAAGGAGGTAGATATTTCTGGATACACAATACAGGTCCCATTGGTTGTCTTCCATACGTTTTGGACCGCCTACCTGTATTAGCCGCTCAGGTAGACAACGCCGGATGTGCCATACCTTACAATAAAGTTGCTCAATTTTTCAACCGTGGATTAAAACAGGCTGTGTtccaattaagaaaagatCTGCCATTGGCTGCAATCACATATGTTGATGTTTACTCAGCCAAATACTCCCTCATTAGCCAACCCGAAAAGCATG GATTTAAGGAACCAGTAAGAGCATGTTGTGGTCATGGTGGGAAGTACAATTATAACTTGCACATTGGATGTGGAGGAAAGGCTAAGGTTCATGGCAAAGTAAAATTGGTTGGAAAGGCATGCCAAGACCCATCTCTCTGGGTGAATTGGGATGGTGTGCATTACACTCAAGCAGCTAACAAAAGGGTGTTTGATCAGATTGTAGATGGTTCATTTTCAGACCCACCAATTCCATTGAAAAGGGCTTGCCATAGGCAGCAAGCTCATTAG